The Oryza sativa Japonica Group chromosome 11, ASM3414082v1 DNA window TTATCGATTCTGTAGGATCTTTTGGCATTTTATTTCTAAATGAAAGCATGCAGCATTTCAAGTATTCAATATAGACTATTTTTTTTGCCCACTGAATTCCCTATGGATATATGTAAaccatatatatctatctatctatctattatatactaaacgTCCATGAAACTCCCTATAAACACTCTCAAGCTGTCACGTGGCTCCCTCAAAACACTCTCATgttgccacgtggcactctaataaaatagagaaagcAAGCAGCGTTTCAAGTATTCAATATAGACTAATTTTTATGCCCACGGAATTCCCTATATGGATATATGCAAACCATATtaaatacacacacacatatatatatatatatatatatatatagtaaatttgtttggtgctccatggtgcccgggcaccattgttgaaattgagtatataaccaattcaaatgagtatgaaactttttcaattatttaggtattaacattaactactttactaactagttcaaagcaagtttgaactgaatttgaacttgtttttgttagattttgattctaggtatatagcatccatacatataattagttaggtatgtaatcatgaattgtgaaataaagttaaatttgagttgttttgttgatagatatatgtatgaatcgaattcttataactaggtatatactcacaatttaaaaattttgaaaaatttgagtaattttgtgcatttgaaaccatggtgcccgggcaccatggtgccccatatgagtgtcatatatatatatatatatatatatatatatatatatatatatatatagatatatatatatatatatatatatatatatatatatatatatatatatatatatatatatatatatatatatatatatatatatatatatatatatatatatatatctcttctaATTACAGAAGTTGTTGATGGTTTTGCTATTTTTGCATTCCACGAATATATGAGGCTAATCTTTATGCAACCATTTATGAGTAAACAAAAATGCCATCCGTCGACATGAACGCTCTTCTTCTGTGTACTGTTACTAGAcaaccaaaaaataaaaaaaaaacattttatccATGCACACAAAATTTTCTCTCCCCATGTATTAAAGTTCTTATAAAACATCACCACCCATTTCCATCGTCTCTCTCAAATTATCGCAGCTctcaacataacccattacaatCTTCTTCTGACAATTCCTAAGGAGGTACCACGACGTATGTATCGTGAATTAATCTCGTTGGTACCTCGCAGTACCTCCCGTGACAGTAACAAAATGACGTAATTGATTACTCTTACTTGAACACATCAAATAAACAACACtgcaacaaattaattaagagaAATGATGAATCAATCGATCGCCGGCGGCCGTCAGTTGCACTGGGGGCTGACGGCGAgctggtcggcggcgacggtggcggtgtaGAGGCCGACGTGGAGCTTGATctggtcgccgtcgacgtcgacctCCGAGATGCGGAACCACGCGAACGCCTCCTTCACCTTCACCCCCTCCAGGGAGGTGATGGAGCCGGCGGCGATCTGGCCGGCGACGCGGCTGCTGTAGTGGAGCACGTACTTCTTCGCCGCCCGGAACTCGCAGTCGCCGGCGAGGTACACCTCGAAGGAGGACCCGTCGTCGCCGAGCTTGTACCCCTGCACGCCCTGCGGGAGGATGCCGACGGGGAACCCGAACCTCTGCAGCATGTCGTACGCCGTCGGgtcggccgacggcgacgacggcgaggtcgaGTTGTCGGCTGCGCCGGCGATGGATACGAGGAGGGTGGATGCAAATGCCACCATtgcgaggaggaagatgagtTTCGCCATGTTTGTGCTAAGCTTAGCTTGGAGTATACTACCGAGTGAAGTGTATGACCAAGATGTGTAGGTGAGTGGTGATATACTATATTTATGCCCTTTTATAGATATATCCAAATGATAAATGGTGAGTATATTTTGAATTTGGAGTATGGTAATTGCAGGATGAATCAGCTTCTAAAGATACATATACAATAAATATATTGCAATCATCAGAAATAAGCTAAAGATAAGTACAAGACAGATGAGGCATGCACTTGTTACTGGATATACCACCTGAATTGAAATGTGATACTCCTACGATATAATTTGCTAATGTATAGTAGGGGTCAGGGTTTTATCTTTCGGTTTAGTTGTTTGTATCGGTGGTGGCCGAAATAGTACCGTCCGAAATtatatgaattttaaaataaaatttgatcaaatttgaacaaaatattacTAAATTgatggaaaaaataaaaaaaataaaaatttcggCCGAAATAATATCATATCGGGGTTCGATAGAACCGAAATGATCCGAAATTGTGAACCCTGGTAGGGGTTATAGTTTGCAGTTTATTTTGCATATTTCTGCCAAGGCGCGCCGGAATCTACAATTTTTTGGGAAcgtttttttaaacaaattgaACAATTTTtgaccaaactaaaaaaaagaaaaagttggaagttgggCAAAATAGCGTCATGCGGGGGGAATTTCAAGAATGACCTCCCTCTCCTTAATTTACCGTTTAAATTTAGATGAGAGATCTCTCCTATATCCTCCTGGTTAAACCTGTTGTAATTCTTCTTTGTATTTATCCTCTTTTAATATAATTCTTTACTGGGGGTTTTCTCTACCGTGTTCTCCATCAAAAATTATGGACCGAAATTGCAAACACTGATATTGGGTTAGCTGCAACATGAGCGAGAAACTGTACCACTATAAAGGACATGTTGAGTAGTTAAGGCTCTGTTTGGATCCaaatcggatgtttggacacaaattagaaataataaacgtagactaataacaaaccTTGGAATAATTCGTgagacaaatctattgagcctaattaatccataattagcctatgtgatgctacagtaaatatatgctaattatggattaattaggcttaaaaaatttatctcgtgaatcagctctcatttatgcaattagttttattattagtcaaCGTTTTAATACATCCAATTAGTGTtaaaacatccgatatgacatagactaaaatttagtctctggatccaaacaccacctaagccCACTCCGCACACGTGGGTTATCCATGTAGACAAATCATCATTTTTGACAAATATTGTATACAACAGTTGAAACAAGAAATGTATATAAGTGTATCCATTGAATTTCTACCCCCCCTCCTCGCGCGTCTCtcctcccttttcttttccttttccaaaTTTTTTCAACCATGCCTCCTATATTTTTGTCTCCTTAGCCTCAAAACCTCCTAGCTCGACGATATCCTTAAATGACTTCAAAGCCTTGTAATTAACCCATGCAATCTCCATTGATGTCTAGTGGCCTGGCGACCGTTGCCCCCAATACCATTAGTCACCAGATCTACTAACTCTGGCCACTTGGCGTATCTAGATTTTAGGGTACAAACGGTCCgacttatagaaaaaattataaaacacCATAAATTTAACTATGCCAATATATACTATAcgactaaaaatatttaaagaagattacttcctccgtcctaaaatataagcatttttagaatagTGCGAAGTCAAActtacttttttaaattttgactatatattaataacaaaaaattttaaaatattaattatgtaaATCTGAtgttactatatatatttatcattaaacgaTCTGATTGCTTAATCATTAGTCACCTGCCAATACGGCTACACCAATCCCTTGCATCTTGCTTgcacgctagctagctagctgttgcGCCCACACGTACGTCGGAAAGCCAGTCGCCGCACCCTGCCACCGGGCGGAAGCCGCCGCATCTGCATCCTGCAGGGTCGCTGATGCTGCCCTGACCTAGTGCCCTCGTACCCTAGCCAAGCCAAAGGCCGGCCGGAGAGACGCAGCGTACGTGTGGACGCAGCAGGCGTGCAAGCAAGATGGCAGGCGCCCACACACGCACGGAGTTCGTTGCGGAGAGACGCGAAGGGGATAGACGCAACGACCATCGCTTCGACTTcgcctctttctttcttttcttttttttctttttactagaaaaaaatactcGTGTATTATAACGGGtgaatgttattttaatcttattattgctATACAGTTTAATTAagtcttattattgttatacagtTCAGCTAAGGTAAAATTCAATATGAGAATtcgtttggatatatatttttctataaaatcatGAATTGCAATTATGAGttcgatcatctcaagttagcgtgttattttttaaaaaagagatttcttatacgacccCTATTATATTTCTAAAAACGAATGAATTTAAAAcctgactcaaatacggatatgtatttttaaaagcgaacgaacttaaaaaccaacttatacacggatgacgtatcaaagtactgacaaaaacatcttcaatttttattatAATAGAGATTACAAGTATAACTACCTGAGCCTTGGGCCAAATAATTTTTGGGTGGTCCGGGACCACTAGGACCACCCGTTAAATCTGGCCGCTCTATCGACTGTAGGACCATAATCTTTATGGACTAGTATAGTATACCATAATTACCTTCATACATGTTGTTGTATGGGTTAGACAAATTCCTTCCAGGTAGAGCAATATTGTGTTATATCTATTATGATTGGATTCTTTCCCAAGTTGACTCTATTAATGCATTACTCTCGTAGAGTTAACCGCAAAGTGAGTTCCCTTTGGCATTTTCAATTGGAAACCATGCACATCAGTAATTTGAGTAATTTGTTACTGTACCACCAGTAGCCAGCACATCAGCACGAAACTGAAACCCAAACCGTGCCACGTTATAGGGCATATTCAATAGTTAACCCGATATTGCATTGCGTAAGTACAGTTGTCCATGCAACCTGAATTCATGTACAATAGTTACAATAGAAGATGGTTCTCCAAGAATTAATTTATCTATCGAATTTTtatccctcccccccccccacccccaaccCTACCTCGCCCCCATCTCTCTCATCccttgtttaatttgtttttcccctttttgccCATCTCCTATCCATAATGGAGCCTCGAAAGCCTCCTCCATTCAATGATTTTCAGTGATGACTCCGAAAAACCAAGCCATTGGTCAAAACCCAACACCTCCAATGTTTGATCTCCAAGCACATCTGTGTGCCCCTAAGCCCACACCACCCTCATATATTGGCATCACCCCTCATTCTTCAGACTATCCGTCACCCTGAGCCCTTGTTCGTCAAATTCCTCCACCCACTGTCACTATATCCACTATATCTTGACCGTCGACTACTTTTGACGGCATTGTTAAGGTTACAGGTCGCCATCCACCGTGAATAATTGGTAATCAGGGATTGATTTTCCAATGTATGATCTTTATTATTGTGTGTTGTCTTTTGATTCCTCCATCGCTAAGGGAAAGAGTTaaatcttctctctctctctctctctctctctctctctctctcttacacACACACAGCATATCATGCTCCAGTATACTAATTACCTTTATGCATGTCCTTACATGGTTAGATAAACTCCATCCAAAATATTCAATGGTATGTATATGAGGTTTTCTCCCATCCTCATATACCTCCTCATACTTAAAATATCTCTCTCCATAAATAGATGTACTAAAACTAATCTTGCAGGTTTGAATAGGAGTGGAAACTCATCCTTGCCTATGTtcctcactttttttttggtttttccgaggtataggtatatatactactagttGATACCTCACGCTTTATTGCGGAATATATGAATgaatatatgtttaaataatgtggGGATCTATAATGATTTAACattgcttgcatgttgagttctaaaaatataacaaaattgtaaatgatatgtcatgtttgtatgatatttaaaatactctagatactAATTTCTAGTAAATAATGATGTTGCATACCtgtatgtgatttaaaataatctagataataattattgctagtgggtaATGATGTGGCACACTTACATATTGAGTTTTAGAAGTTAGTGGGTTTTAACTTTATAGTAAAATAAGATTCAATAGGTATATACCTAGTGTATATCTCttgaagttatatatatatacttaagaGGTATATACCTCTCATTGGAGGAGGTATCTATCGTACGTGATCGTTCCGGTGTTTTCCTTCCCTCTCCGGGCACAGTGCAAGACTGCTCTATTGGGCAAAGagagttttttttaaggaaaaacaGCACGAGACTGTgccttttcattgaatatagcgggagaaaaatacaacccctagtgataaaaaaggaaaaatttaaTACAGCTATACACTATACAAGAAGCGGTAGGAGCTCTCGCAGCCTCTTAGCGCCGACTAGCATCCAAAGCCTAGCCTCTTCTTTGATTTTAGCAAGCGGGTATGTAGTTGTGGACTCCTTGTGCTCGAAGATCCGCTGGTTCCTTTCCTTCCAAATTTCCCAcacgacgaggaggatgagggtGCGCAGTCCCTTCTTAGGCACCTCTGCCATGTTTACCTGATTTTCCAACCATTCTAGGACCGACTGAGTAGCTGCCCAGTGGCCGGGTTCAAGAAGTTAGCTACCCACCCAGCTGGCTATAGAGGTCCATATCCTTTTTGAGTATCGACATTCAGCAACAAGGTGTAGAGCCGTTTCATCATCTCTTTTGCAAAAAGGACAGCATATGTTATTCTGCCAGCCCCTGGTCGCAAGTCTGTCAAAGGTCCACACTCTGTTTTGGATAATAAGCCAGGCATGAAGCTTGCATTTCCCAGGTGCCCAGACCTTCCAGATCAGCGAGTCGAAGGTTGTGCTGGAACCCCCAAAACATTGCGCTTGATAAGCTGAGGATGCCGAGTAGTGTCTGTCACTGGTGAACTTCCAACCGATCTGATGGGGCTGTTCGTCACTCAGATGCACGTTGCGGACCGCAATCCACAAGGCCACAAGCTGATCAATGAGCTCAAGCGCGATTGGCGGGATCGCTTCTAGGTCCAGATCTCCAACCCATGAGTCGTTCTCCTTTCCCTAGCGTAAggattttccttttctcttagaGATTGCGTAAGCAAGTGGCATGGCGTCTTTTGGCCTACGTCCATCAGCCCAAGGCGAGTCCCAGAAGCGAGCTGTGTTTCCATTGCCGATCGATAGATTTGTTGCCGCTGCGAAGAGGGTCTTGTCAATTTCATCAGAAGGCATCTCGAGGCCCACCCAAGGCTTGCTCGGGTCTTTCTATTCATGCCATAGCCAGCGCAGCCGAAATGCCCTTGTGAATTTCTCCAAGCTCAGTATGCTGAGGCCTCCCTATCTGGTTGGCATGCACGTCCTTACCTTTACATTTTCCACCCGTGATGTCCCCCGTG harbors:
- the LOC4350169 gene encoding uncharacterized protein, with the translated sequence MAKLIFLLAMVAFASTLLVSIAGAADNSTSPSSPSADPTAYDMLQRFGFPVGILPQGVQGYKLGDDGSSFEVYLAGDCEFRAAKKYVLHYSSRVAGQIAAGSITSLEGVKVKEAFAWFRISEVDVDGDQIKLHVGLYTATVAADQLAVSPQCN